A window of Microcystis aeruginosa FD4 contains these coding sequences:
- a CDS encoding PEP-CTERM sorting domain-containing protein (PEP-CTERM proteins occur, often in large numbers, in the proteomes of bacteria that also encode an exosortase, a predicted intramembrane cysteine proteinase. The presence of a PEP-CTERM domain at a protein's C-terminus predicts cleavage within the sorting domain, followed by covalent anchoring to some some component of the (usually Gram-negative) cell surface. Many PEP-CTERM proteins exhibit an unusual sequence composition that includes large numbers of potential glycosylation sites. Expression of one such protein has been shown restore the ability of a bacterium to form floc, a type of biofilm.) has product MAILYVKSSSTGNGSPPPPPPPPISVPEPSNLIGFITLSGLMLGNAVKKR; this is encoded by the coding sequence ATGGCTATTCTTTACGTTAAATCCAGTTCAACAGGTAATGGTTCCCCTCCCCCACCACCTCCACCCCCGATTTCCGTTCCCGAACCTAGTAACCTTATTGGTTTTATAACTCTTAGTGGTTTAATGCTAGGCAATGCGGTTAAAAAGCGGTGA
- a CDS encoding UPF0175 family protein: protein MSIVISNEMIQATGKTENLLKLDLAIIMFKDYHISSAKAADFAGLSLIEFRQELAKRDVNAIAHVPSKHQLIIVIVVLFVLFRKQCP from the coding sequence ATGAGTATTGTTATTTCTAACGAGATGATACAAGCTACTGGTAAAACAGAAAATTTACTGAAGCTTGACCTAGCTATTATTATGTTTAAAGATTATCACATTAGCAGTGCTAAAGCTGCTGATTTTGCGGGTTTATCTTTAATCGAATTTCGTCAAGAATTAGCCAAAAGAGACGTAAATGCTATCGCTCACGTCCCCTCCAAACATCAATTAATCATCGTTATTGTCGTCTTGTTTGTGCTTTTTAGAAAACAATGCCCCTAA
- a CDS encoding PEP-CTERM sorting domain-containing protein → MAIIYVKSGSTGNGSAWNNAYGSLTSAITAAQSGDEIWIAAGTYKPTTGTDRTASFTLKNNVAIYGGFAGTETALNQRNITTNVTILSGEIGIAGIADNAYHVVSATGTISTPLGNSSILDGFTITGGNANGTTGNQDDGGGMYVSGASPTLRNITFRDNNGTNGGALYNENGSNPVLIDTVFEYNTATTNSIIQGGGFTGATDNNPLFVNAKGDDLRLKSGSPALDAGDYNLFYSLRNALAFGVITFSLTILGGNNFAQAVTMNVNAQSNIYGAGQSIPPSQVGGAGILPPVYNFSAAAKQVLTFSQITGIINYGVPLSNGPDGADIRDVTKGAYFHPSLNGISGIIGEGIGRYLVGVFLDNSTPTSPAPNPLNFSGNYNFKELSPLLKQTFFIGDGLTGTGFGDIQKFNVPEKATRLFLGFFDGPGVSSTGEIPVGFYGDNTGSFIAEFQIQPSPISNIPESTTPIPEPSTILGIVTLGLGALFSKKHKQDDNNDD, encoded by the coding sequence ATGGCTATCATCTACGTTAAGTCTGGTTCAACAGGTAATGGTTCCGCTTGGAATAATGCTTATGGCAGTTTAACAAGTGCTATCACTGCCGCACAATCAGGGGATGAGATTTGGATAGCGGCGGGTACTTATAAACCGACTACGGGAACCGACAGAACTGCAAGCTTTACCCTGAAAAATAATGTAGCAATCTATGGCGGGTTTGCAGGAACGGAAACTGCCCTAAATCAGCGTAATATTACCACTAATGTCACTATTTTAAGTGGTGAAATTGGTATAGCGGGGATTGCGGATAATGCGTATCACGTCGTAAGCGCGACGGGTACGATTTCTACTCCTCTGGGTAACAGTTCTATTCTGGATGGGTTTACTATTACTGGTGGTAATGCCAATGGTACAACGGGAAATCAAGATGATGGGGGTGGGATGTATGTTTCGGGTGCTAGTCCAACCCTGAGAAATATCACTTTCCGCGATAATAATGGAACAAATGGAGGTGCTTTATATAACGAGAATGGCAGTAATCCTGTTCTGATTGATACGGTGTTTGAGTACAACACGGCGACTACGAATAGTATTATCCAAGGGGGAGGGTTTACGGGTGCGACGGATAATAATCCTCTGTTTGTGAATGCGAAAGGGGATGATTTACGCTTAAAATCGGGTTCTCCTGCTTTGGATGCAGGGGATTATAATTTATTTTATAGTTTGCGAAATGCTTTGGCTTTTGGAGTTATAACGTTTTCTCTGACTATTCTTGGAGGAAATAATTTTGCTCAAGCAGTAACTATGAATGTTAATGCTCAGTCAAATATCTATGGTGCTGGACAGAGTATTCCGCCATCTCAAGTTGGCGGTGCTGGAATCTTACCTCCAGTCTATAATTTTTCAGCAGCCGCAAAACAAGTTCTTACCTTTTCCCAAATCACAGGGATTATTAATTATGGTGTTCCTTTGTCTAATGGACCTGATGGTGCAGATATCAGAGATGTTACTAAAGGAGCTTATTTTCACCCATCTCTAAATGGAATCTCAGGTATAATTGGTGAGGGAATAGGTAGATATTTAGTCGGTGTCTTTCTAGATAATTCAACACCAACATCTCCAGCACCTAACCCTTTAAATTTTAGTGGAAATTACAATTTTAAAGAGCTATCACCACTGCTAAAACAAACATTTTTCATTGGAGACGGACTAACAGGAACAGGCTTCGGTGATATTCAGAAATTTAATGTACCAGAAAAAGCAACCCGACTTTTTTTAGGCTTTTTTGATGGACCTGGTGTTTCTTCTACAGGAGAAATTCCCGTTGGATTTTACGGCGATAACACAGGAAGCTTTATTGCTGAATTTCAAATTCAACCTTCTCCTATCTCTAATATCCCTGAATCTACAACACCTATTCCCGAACCTTCTACAATTCTAGGAATAGTAACACTAGGATTAGGGGCATTGTTTTCTAAAAAGCACAAACAAGACGACAATAACGATGATTAA
- a CDS encoding type II toxin-antitoxin system VapC family toxin, with the protein MDMERKITISDTGFVVALLNQSDIKHSDVVAIYQNYQQILLPQTVLAEVAYLVGRSAGVSTVAAFLKGLSASRFHLIPLSETDVIRVSEILEEYKDSRIDFVDATVMAIAERLKITLVLTLDR; encoded by the coding sequence ATGGACATGGAAAGAAAAATAACAATAAGTGATACAGGATTTGTAGTTGCTTTGCTAAATCAATCAGATATAAAACATAGTGATGTCGTAGCTATTTATCAGAACTATCAGCAAATATTATTACCCCAAACAGTTTTAGCAGAAGTCGCTTATTTAGTAGGTCGTAGTGCAGGTGTTAGCACTGTTGCGGCTTTTTTAAAAGGATTGTCTGCAAGTCGGTTTCATTTAATTCCTTTAAGTGAAACTGATGTAATTCGAGTATCTGAGATTTTAGAAGAATACAAAGATAGTCGTATTGATTTTGTTGATGCAACTGTAATGGCGATCGCTGAAAGGCTTAAAATTACTCTTGTATTAACATTAGATCGCTGA
- a CDS encoding YggT family protein yields the protein MSDIGFILTIINNFLQIYSVILIVRVLLTWFQNAGWAYQIMSFLSPITDPYLNLFRSIIPPLGGMDLSPILAFLLLNVVQSVVATGASSLVSSSF from the coding sequence ATGAGCGATATAGGGTTTATTTTGACGATAATCAACAATTTCCTGCAAATTTACTCGGTAATCCTAATTGTTAGGGTTTTACTGACTTGGTTCCAAAATGCCGGTTGGGCCTATCAGATTATGTCTTTTCTCAGTCCGATTACCGATCCCTATTTAAACCTCTTTCGCTCGATTATCCCACCCCTAGGCGGGATGGACTTGTCCCCGATCCTCGCTTTCCTGCTGCTCAACGTCGTTCAGAGTGTCGTAGCCACAGGAGCCAGCAGTCTGGTCAGTAGCAGTTTCTAA
- a CDS encoding NAD(P)H-quinone oxidoreductase subunit N → MALLTTGKPFIRDLEQYGALGVYAPLEGGYEGRYQRRLRATGYNVLHITARGLGDLSAYLTGIHGVRPPHLGKKNIGREAAVGPVYFVPPIATYQLENLPPKSKGLVIWIIESFVLSSQEKQYLINLSQQETRLKFVLELGGERYFRWQPLSKSLIAA, encoded by the coding sequence ATGGCATTACTGACCACAGGAAAACCATTTATTCGCGATCTGGAACAATACGGTGCTTTAGGCGTTTACGCACCCTTAGAAGGGGGTTACGAGGGACGCTATCAAAGACGTTTACGGGCCACTGGTTATAATGTCCTGCATATCACCGCTAGAGGTTTAGGCGATTTAAGTGCCTATCTTACCGGCATTCATGGAGTCCGTCCCCCCCATTTAGGTAAAAAAAATATTGGTCGGGAAGCAGCCGTGGGACCGGTTTATTTTGTTCCTCCCATTGCTACCTATCAATTGGAAAATTTACCTCCCAAATCTAAAGGTTTAGTGATTTGGATTATTGAAAGTTTTGTTTTATCCTCGCAAGAAAAACAATACTTAATTAATCTTAGTCAACAGGAAACCAGGTTAAAATTTGTCCTCGAATTGGGTGGGGAAAGATATTTCCGTTGGCAACCTTTGAGCAAATCTTTAATCGCTGCCTAA
- a CDS encoding ABC transporter permease: protein MTPVKLPIDPFLKPNLTTKLLGVGLVLTIIFILIALFSPLLQAISLIQDPTDILSNYPLQAPSSAHWFGTNVRGYDVFSRTLFGSRAALSVVFLATGLSLVIGVPLGLISGYLGGKIDRILLFLMDTLYTLPGLLLSVALAFVLGRGILNVAIAVSIAYIPQYFRVVRNQTASVKNELFIEAARAIGATPGRILSKYLFFNVVQSVPVLFTLNAADAILVLGGLGFLGLGLPEEVPEWGHDLKEALADLSTGIWWTTLFPGLSMTTMVVGLSLLGEGLSEIFNPLSRQR from the coding sequence ATGACTCCTGTTAAATTGCCGATCGATCCTTTTCTGAAACCCAACCTAACCACTAAGCTCCTAGGGGTTGGGTTGGTATTGACAATTATTTTTATCCTGATTGCCCTGTTTTCGCCCCTTCTGCAAGCGATCAGCCTGATTCAGGATCCAACCGACATTTTAAGCAATTATCCCCTACAAGCCCCCAGTTCCGCCCATTGGTTCGGGACGAATGTGCGCGGTTATGATGTCTTTTCCCGCACCCTATTCGGGTCCCGGGCGGCCTTGTCCGTGGTATTTTTGGCCACAGGATTATCTTTAGTCATCGGGGTTCCTTTGGGGTTAATTAGCGGTTATTTGGGAGGTAAGATTGATCGCATTCTCCTCTTCCTCATGGATACCCTCTACACCTTGCCGGGGTTATTATTATCGGTGGCTCTGGCCTTCGTTTTGGGTCGTGGTATCCTCAATGTAGCGATCGCTGTTAGCATTGCCTATATTCCCCAATATTTTCGCGTGGTCAGAAATCAAACCGCCAGCGTTAAAAATGAGTTATTTATCGAAGCAGCGCGAGCGATCGGGGCTACACCGGGTCGTATATTATCAAAATATCTTTTCTTTAATGTCGTCCAGAGTGTCCCGGTTCTGTTTACCCTCAACGCAGCAGATGCGATCCTGGTTTTAGGCGGTTTAGGCTTTTTAGGCTTAGGATTACCAGAAGAAGTGCCTGAATGGGGTCATGATCTCAAGGAAGCTTTGGCGGATTTATCTACAGGTATCTGGTGGACCACTTTATTCCCCGGATTGTCAATGACGACCATGGTGGTGGGTTTATCTCTCTTGGGAGAGGGATTAAGTGAAATTTTTAACCCCCTGAGTCGTCAACGCTAA
- the phoU gene encoding phosphate signaling complex protein PhoU, with product MSLSKETNHPDRTYFARSLQRLEQDVLRMGTLVEESFRLSHQSLFARDLEMAKKIPLLDKEIDRYYRQIELDCATLMTLQAPVAQDLRLLSAFMQLVRDLERIGDYAKDLAEIALKLFAYTPHDCMSEIEAMSHHAQYMLAMSLVALADLDQEAGPKVKELDNTVDRAYDYLYHTLAHQRDIKGVVEPILLMALLIRHLERMADHATNIAQRVSYIVTGQRG from the coding sequence GTGAGCCTATCCAAAGAAACCAATCATCCCGATCGCACCTATTTCGCGCGTTCTCTCCAGCGATTGGAACAGGATGTGCTGAGAATGGGAACCTTGGTCGAAGAATCCTTTCGTCTTAGCCATCAGTCCCTTTTTGCTAGGGATTTGGAAATGGCGAAAAAAATCCCCCTCCTTGACAAGGAAATCGATCGCTACTACCGTCAAATCGAGTTAGATTGTGCCACTCTCATGACGCTACAGGCTCCCGTCGCCCAAGATTTGCGGCTTTTAAGTGCTTTTATGCAATTAGTGCGCGATTTGGAACGTATCGGCGATTATGCCAAGGATTTGGCGGAAATAGCTCTCAAATTATTCGCCTATACCCCTCACGATTGTATGAGTGAGATCGAGGCTATGTCCCACCATGCTCAGTATATGTTAGCCATGAGCCTTGTCGCCCTGGCCGACCTCGATCAAGAAGCCGGTCCAAAGGTCAAAGAACTAGATAATACAGTCGATCGAGCCTATGATTATCTCTATCACACTCTCGCCCATCAAAGAGATATCAAGGGTGTGGTGGAACCAATCCTGCTGATGGCTTTACTAATCCGTCATCTGGAACGCATGGCCGATCACGCCACCAATATCGCCCAAAGGGTATCCTACATCGTTACTGGACAGAGAGGCTGA
- a CDS encoding sensor histidine kinase, translating to MTIFAFIFGVVLGLSICYWQVSRLNRELKRNLIALSDSVDLSASFPVTSLVRRELQFLSQSLQEREKSLEIQKSLLELAPIAYLHIDADNQLLWCNQQAITLLKLDRWQPDQVRLLLELVRSYELDQLIQETRQKQSPQVQTWTFYPTNYPVTPISDRQVIAPKSMALKGYGYPLPEGEIAVFIENRQPLVELSQNRERAFSDLTHELRTPLTSISLLTEALQKRLQAPERRWLEQMAKEVERLSQLVRDWLEISELQADAGRSLQYQMINLQELITAAWQTVTPIAAQKQISLDYSSPVDWTVEVDRSRLLQVFLNLFDNAIKYSPDQGKIRLEIREISDTIGEKWLKIDVIDNGKGFNQADLPYVFDRLFRGDPSRTRQKQGSKDHSTGLGLSIAKEIIQAHGGSIVAQNDPNTGGARLQVTLPRQKKEMR from the coding sequence ATGACTATTTTCGCTTTTATTTTCGGAGTAGTTTTAGGTTTGAGTATTTGTTACTGGCAAGTCTCACGCTTAAATAGAGAGTTAAAGCGAAACCTGATCGCTCTCTCGGATTCGGTGGATTTGTCGGCCTCTTTTCCCGTTACCTCCCTGGTGCGTCGAGAATTACAGTTTCTCTCCCAAAGTCTGCAAGAGCGAGAAAAGAGCTTAGAAATTCAGAAATCCTTGCTAGAACTAGCACCGATCGCCTATCTTCATATAGATGCCGATAATCAACTACTCTGGTGCAATCAACAGGCAATTACCCTCTTAAAACTCGATCGCTGGCAGCCAGATCAAGTACGTCTGCTGCTGGAATTGGTGCGCTCCTATGAGTTAGATCAATTAATTCAAGAAACTCGCCAAAAACAGAGTCCACAGGTGCAAACTTGGACTTTTTACCCGACTAATTATCCTGTCACCCCCATTAGCGATCGCCAAGTGATTGCTCCTAAATCGATGGCCTTGAAAGGTTACGGTTATCCCTTGCCAGAAGGTGAAATCGCTGTATTTATCGAAAATAGACAGCCTTTAGTGGAATTATCGCAAAATCGCGAGCGAGCTTTCTCTGACTTAACTCACGAGTTACGCACTCCCTTAACTTCCATTTCTCTGCTCACCGAAGCTTTACAAAAACGCCTCCAAGCTCCCGAAAGACGCTGGTTAGAACAAATGGCGAAAGAAGTGGAGCGTTTGAGCCAATTAGTGCGCGATTGGCTAGAAATCAGTGAATTACAAGCGGATGCGGGGCGATCTTTACAATACCAGATGATTAATCTACAGGAGCTAATCACGGCCGCTTGGCAGACTGTCACCCCAATAGCCGCCCAAAAACAGATTAGCTTAGATTATTCCTCTCCGGTGGATTGGACGGTAGAAGTTGATCGTTCTCGTCTGCTGCAAGTTTTCCTGAATCTCTTTGATAATGCCATTAAGTATAGTCCTGATCAGGGGAAAATTCGCCTAGAAATTCGGGAAATATCCGATACTATCGGGGAAAAATGGCTGAAAATTGACGTTATCGACAACGGGAAGGGATTTAACCAAGCGGATCTACCCTACGTTTTTGATCGCCTCTTTCGCGGTGATCCTTCCCGCACCCGTCAAAAACAAGGCAGCAAGGATCATAGTACCGGTTTAGGTTTATCGATTGCCAAAGAGATTATTCAAGCCCATGGCGGTTCGATCGTCGCTCAAAACGATCCTAACACCGGCGGCGCTCGCCTACAAGTCACTCTCCCCCGTCAAAAAAAGGAGATGAGGTGA
- a CDS encoding response regulator transcription factor, whose protein sequence is MLTLDNPPLSASTNFVPNHRILIVEDEEVIRDMIILALEEEGYEALGVSDGRAALELLQSQESNQGKSRFDLVVLDLMLPQISGLDICRLLRYHGNIIPILILSAKASETDRVLGLEVGADDYLTKPFSMRELVARCRALIRRQGFTSLAAAPVRKFRDVFLYTQECRVIVRDEEINLSPKEFRLLDLFMSYPRRVWSREQLIEQIWGPDFLGDTKTVDVHIRWLREKLEIDPSQPEYLITVRGFGYRFG, encoded by the coding sequence ATGTTAACCCTTGACAACCCCCCCTTGTCGGCGAGTACGAATTTCGTTCCCAATCATCGGATTTTAATCGTGGAAGATGAAGAAGTGATTCGGGATATGATTATTTTAGCTTTGGAAGAAGAAGGTTACGAGGCACTCGGTGTTAGTGATGGTCGCGCTGCCCTAGAATTACTGCAAAGTCAAGAATCTAATCAAGGTAAATCTCGGTTTGATTTGGTCGTTTTGGATTTAATGTTACCCCAAATCAGTGGTCTTGATATCTGCCGTCTGTTGCGCTATCACGGCAATATTATCCCGATTTTAATCTTAAGTGCTAAGGCCAGCGAAACCGATCGAGTTTTGGGTTTAGAAGTGGGTGCCGATGATTATCTGACTAAACCCTTTAGTATGCGAGAATTAGTCGCTCGTTGTCGCGCTCTGATTCGTCGTCAAGGATTTACTTCCCTCGCTGCCGCTCCCGTGCGGAAATTCCGCGATGTTTTTCTCTATACCCAGGAATGTCGGGTGATAGTGCGAGATGAAGAAATCAACCTTTCTCCTAAAGAATTCCGTCTCCTCGACCTATTTATGAGTTATCCGCGCCGAGTTTGGTCAAGAGAGCAGTTAATTGAACAAATTTGGGGACCAGATTTTTTAGGAGATACCAAAACCGTCGATGTTCACATTCGCTGGTTACGGGAAAAACTAGAAATCGATCCCAGTCAACCGGAATACCTGATTACTGTACGCGGTTTCGGTTATCGTTTTGGCTAG
- a CDS encoding creatininase family protein, with amino-acid sequence MLLQLSTWLEVESYLEQSQGIIIPIGSTEQHGPTGLIGTDALCAEAIAKGVGTQVQAMVAPTLNVGMALHHTAFPGTISLRPSTLIQVILDYVTCLARAGFRQFFFINGHGGNIATLKAAFAETYYHLDSFNLPNTNEVKCQVANWFMVREVYLLAKELYGEQEGSHATPSEVALTQYLYPESRKNAFLSEKVASGHDIYGAANFRHNYPDGRMGSNPALATPEHGQRFYELAVKELSNTYLEWLSCPVSKLISD; translated from the coding sequence ATGTTATTACAGTTATCTACCTGGTTAGAGGTGGAATCCTATCTAGAACAATCTCAGGGAATTATTATTCCCATTGGTTCCACGGAACAACACGGGCCGACGGGACTTATTGGTACAGATGCTCTATGTGCGGAAGCGATCGCTAAAGGAGTAGGGACACAGGTACAAGCAATGGTAGCACCGACCTTAAATGTCGGTATGGCCCTACATCATACGGCTTTCCCCGGTACAATTAGCCTGCGTCCTAGCACTTTAATTCAAGTCATCCTCGACTATGTGACTTGTTTAGCTAGAGCCGGTTTTCGTCAATTTTTCTTTATCAATGGTCACGGGGGCAATATTGCCACCCTAAAAGCCGCTTTTGCGGAAACCTATTATCATTTGGATTCCTTCAATTTGCCTAACACAAACGAGGTTAAATGTCAAGTGGCCAATTGGTTTATGGTGCGAGAAGTTTATCTTTTAGCCAAAGAATTGTATGGAGAGCAGGAGGGTTCCCACGCTACACCGAGCGAAGTGGCCTTAACTCAGTATCTTTACCCTGAGAGCCGTAAAAACGCCTTTTTATCCGAAAAAGTGGCTTCTGGTCATGATATTTACGGTGCGGCTAATTTTCGCCACAATTACCCCGATGGTCGTATGGGTTCCAATCCTGCTTTAGCGACTCCCGAACACGGTCAGAGATTCTATGAATTAGCCGTGAAAGAATTGAGTAATACTTATCTAGAATGGCTCTCTTGTCCTGTATCTAAGTTGATTAGTGACTAG
- a CDS encoding IS5-like element ISMae4 family transposase has protein sequence MFISKIMDYQNLSDEQFKRRFGVYKQTYRKMVESVKSVEADSNSPSKRGPKPKLSIEEQVLVTLEYWREYRTYFHIGTSWELSESTICRIVNKTEKMLLQSGNFRLKGKKALLNQAEIPVITVMDVTETPIERPQKKQKDFFSGKRGYHTLKSQLVADQNTEEIICVFCGKGRGHDFSLFKKSRVRFHPLTTSIEDSGYQGIAAYHSNSYTPKKKSKNRKLTELEKEYNKALAKERIIIEHINRKLKIFKILSCKYRNRRRRYSLRVNLLAAIYNCELGIGIAAS, from the coding sequence ATGTTTATTAGCAAAATTATGGATTATCAAAACTTATCAGATGAACAATTCAAACGCCGTTTCGGTGTGTATAAACAAACATATAGAAAGATGGTAGAATCAGTAAAAAGTGTTGAAGCCGACTCTAATTCACCATCTAAAAGGGGACCGAAACCTAAACTATCTATAGAAGAACAAGTTTTAGTAACGTTAGAATATTGGCGAGAATATAGAACATATTTTCACATTGGTACAAGCTGGGAACTATCAGAATCAACTATATGTCGGATTGTAAATAAGACGGAAAAAATGCTTTTACAATCGGGAAACTTCCGTTTAAAAGGAAAAAAAGCTTTACTCAATCAAGCAGAGATACCGGTCATAACGGTAATGGATGTAACGGAAACTCCCATTGAACGCCCCCAAAAGAAACAGAAAGATTTTTTTTCGGGTAAAAGAGGTTATCATACTTTAAAATCCCAATTAGTAGCTGATCAAAATACCGAGGAAATTATCTGTGTCTTTTGTGGGAAAGGTAGAGGTCATGATTTTAGTTTATTTAAAAAAAGTCGAGTTCGTTTTCATCCTTTAACTACCAGCATAGAAGACAGTGGTTATCAGGGAATAGCTGCATACCATAGTAATAGTTATACACCGAAAAAGAAATCGAAAAATAGAAAATTAACAGAGTTAGAAAAAGAGTATAACAAGGCTTTAGCCAAAGAAAGGATTATCATTGAACATATAAATAGGAAACTCAAAATCTTTAAAATCTTATCCTGTAAATATCGGAATCGTCGTCGAAGATATAGTTTAAGAGTTAACTTGTTGGCGGCTATTTATAACTGTGAGTTAGGGATAGGTATAGCAGCTTCTTAA
- the glcD gene encoding glycolate oxidase subunit GlcD, with protein MLLKNPPKISPNLIKQLEAILGKDGVIRRKDELLTYECDGITGYRQRPALVVLPRSTAEIAAVVKLCHDNEIAWVARGAGTGLSGGALPLEEGILIVTARMNQILGVDLDNQRVVVQPGVINNWVTQAVSGAGFYYAPDPSSQIICSIGGNVAENSGGVHCLKYGVTTNHVIGLKIVLPDGSIIDVGGAVPEQPGYDLTGLFVGSEGTLGIATEITLRILKTPESICVLLADFTSIEAAGQAVADIIKSGMIPAGMEIMDNLSINAVEDVVATGCYPRDAESVLLVELDGLGVEVTRNKHRVAEICRQNGARNITTANDAETRFKLWKGRKAAFAAAGKISPNYFVQDGVIPRTQLVYVLQEIKALSEKYGYKIANVFHAGDGNLHPLILYDNKVEGAWEEVEELGGEILKLCVRVGGSLSGEHGIGIDKNCYMPAMFNEIDLETMGYVRDCFNPKGLANPGKLFPTPRSCGEAANAKMQGFAGVDVF; from the coding sequence ATGTTACTCAAAAATCCCCCGAAAATCTCCCCCAATCTGATCAAACAGCTAGAAGCGATCCTTGGTAAAGATGGAGTCATCCGTCGCAAAGATGAATTATTAACCTACGAGTGCGATGGTATCACAGGATACAGACAAAGACCCGCTCTTGTGGTATTGCCTCGCAGCACCGCAGAAATTGCGGCGGTGGTGAAACTCTGTCACGATAACGAGATTGCCTGGGTAGCGAGGGGTGCAGGAACGGGCTTATCGGGAGGGGCGTTACCCTTAGAAGAGGGGATTCTCATCGTCACGGCGCGGATGAATCAGATTCTGGGGGTTGATTTAGATAATCAAAGGGTGGTGGTGCAGCCCGGGGTGATTAATAATTGGGTAACGCAAGCAGTAAGCGGGGCGGGATTTTATTATGCACCGGATCCCTCTAGTCAAATTATCTGCTCGATCGGTGGTAATGTGGCAGAAAATTCCGGCGGGGTTCACTGTTTAAAATACGGTGTGACTACCAATCACGTTATCGGCTTAAAAATCGTCCTTCCCGATGGTTCAATTATCGATGTGGGGGGTGCGGTACCGGAACAACCGGGCTACGATTTAACCGGTTTATTTGTGGGTTCCGAGGGAACTTTAGGCATTGCCACGGAAATCACCTTAAGAATCCTGAAAACTCCGGAATCTATCTGTGTTTTACTGGCCGATTTTACCAGTATCGAGGCGGCGGGCCAAGCGGTGGCGGATATTATTAAATCGGGAATGATTCCGGCGGGGATGGAGATTATGGATAATCTCAGTATTAACGCCGTGGAAGACGTGGTGGCTACCGGCTGTTATCCCCGGGATGCCGAGTCAGTTTTATTAGTGGAATTGGATGGTTTAGGGGTAGAAGTAACCAGGAATAAGCATCGGGTTGCCGAGATTTGCCGTCAAAATGGGGCGAGAAATATCACCACGGCTAATGATGCCGAAACCCGCTTTAAACTCTGGAAGGGCAGAAAAGCGGCTTTTGCGGCGGCGGGGAAAATTAGCCCTAATTATTTTGTGCAAGATGGGGTGATTCCCCGCACTCAATTGGTGTATGTTCTTCAGGAAATTAAGGCTTTAAGTGAAAAATACGGCTATAAAATCGCCAATGTTTTCCACGCCGGAGATGGTAATTTACACCCGTTGATTCTCTACGATAATAAGGTAGAGGGGGCTTGGGAAGAAGTGGAGGAATTAGGCGGTGAAATTCTCAAACTTTGTGTGCGGGTTGGCGGCAGTTTATCGGGCGAACACGGTATCGGTATCGATAAAAATTGTTATATGCCGGCCATGTTTAACGAGATTGACTTAGAAACTATGGGCTATGTGCGGGATTGCTTTAATCCCAAAGGTTTGGCTAACCCGGGGAAATTATTCCCCACCCCGCGCAGCTGTGGGGAAGCCGCTAATGCCAAAATGCAAGGGTTTGCGGGGGTGGATGTGTTTTAG